In Actinomyces sp. zg-332, the following proteins share a genomic window:
- the uppS gene encoding polyprenyl diphosphate synthase, protein METTFLQEYEHAPSFDTSKSPKHIAIIMDGNGRWANERNLPRTQGHIAGEEALMKVIAGAIQANVKFLSVYAFSTENWKRSPSEVKFLMGYSREVLRKRCDQLHAWGVKVLWSGRKPKLWKSVINELERAEKITENNTGLTLQMCINYGGQLEILDAVNAIITDKENGKIKGKITEKTFEKYLYNPQIPPVDLLIRTSGEKRLSNFLLWECAYAEFEFLDVYWPDMNQEYLYKTIENYTNRDRRFGGAIDKVTS, encoded by the coding sequence ATGGAAACAACATTTTTACAAGAATATGAGCATGCTCCTAGCTTTGATACATCAAAATCACCAAAACACATAGCAATAATTATGGACGGTAACGGTAGATGGGCAAATGAACGCAATTTACCTAGAACACAAGGACATATTGCTGGTGAAGAAGCTCTAATGAAAGTTATAGCAGGTGCAATACAAGCAAACGTAAAATTCTTATCAGTCTACGCATTCTCCACTGAAAACTGGAAAAGATCACCAAGTGAAGTAAAGTTTCTAATGGGCTACTCACGAGAAGTTCTACGTAAAAGGTGTGACCAGCTCCATGCATGGGGAGTTAAAGTACTATGGTCAGGACGCAAGCCAAAACTATGGAAAAGCGTAATAAATGAGCTAGAAAGAGCTGAAAAAATTACGGAAAATAACACAGGGCTGACTTTACAAATGTGTATTAACTATGGGGGACAACTAGAAATACTAGACGCTGTTAACGCGATAATTACTGATAAAGAAAACGGTAAAATTAAAGGCAAAATAACTGAAAAAACTTTTGAAAAATACTTATACAACCCACAAATACCCCCAGTAGACCTCCTAATAAGAACTAGTGGAGAAAAACGCTTATCGAACTTTTTACTATGGGAATGCGCATACGCTGAATTTGAATTTTTAGATGTATATTGGCCAGATATGAACCAAGAATACTTATATAAGACTATTGAAAACTACACTAATAGAGATAGAAGATTTGGTGGAGCAATAGACAAAGTTACAAGCTAG
- a CDS encoding Fur family transcriptional regulator: MQRVTKQRVIIMSFLSKQKEFLSAQNIHDALKNGGETIGLATVYRTLQSLAESRQIDSIRSTEGEILYRKCDLEEHHHHLVCKSCGKIVEISGDVFEKWIDDVARQYSFHHIEHVAELFGVCSACNK; the protein is encoded by the coding sequence ATGCAACGAGTTACTAAGCAACGTGTTATCATAATGAGTTTTTTGTCTAAGCAGAAAGAGTTTTTGTCAGCTCAAAATATTCATGATGCTTTAAAAAACGGTGGTGAAACAATTGGCTTAGCAACAGTTTATAGGACTCTCCAATCCTTAGCTGAGTCAAGGCAAATTGATTCTATTCGTTCCACTGAAGGCGAAATTTTATACAGAAAATGTGATTTGGAAGAACACCACCATCATTTAGTTTGTAAATCTTGTGGAAAAATAGTTGAGATATCTGGTGATGTATTTGAAAAATGGATTGATGATGTTGCTCGTCAATATAGTTTTCATCATATAGAGCATGTAGCTGAATTATTTGGAGTGTGCTCGGCCTGTAATAAATAA
- a CDS encoding glycine--tRNA ligase: MAKQPSRLDAVINLAKRRGFVYPCGEIYGGTRSAWDYGPLGVELKENIKRQWWNYMVRMRDNVVGLDSSVILPKQVWVTSGHVDAFTDPLVESLHTHKRYRADELIEAYIEKHGHEPENGLADINDPETGQPGAWTEPRAFSGLLKTYLGPVDDESGLHFLRPETAQGIFVNYANVMASARKKPPFGIGQIGKSFRNEITPGNFIFRTREFEQMEMEFFCEPGTDEQWHQYWIDQRFAWYVDLGINPDNLRLYEHPKEKLSHYSKRTVDIEYTFGFTGSKWGELEGIANRTDYDLRVHQESSGKDLQYFDQTKNEKYIPYTIEPAAGLTRSLMAFLVDAYCEDEAPNTKGGVDKRIVLKLDPRLAPVKIAVLPLSRNENLSPLAKEIAQSLRAYWNIDFDDSGAVGRRYRRQDEIGTPYCVTVDFDSLEDKAVTVRDRDTMKQERIPIENLQSYFASKLIGC, encoded by the coding sequence TTGGCTAAGCAACCATCAAGACTTGATGCAGTAATCAATTTAGCAAAACGTAGAGGTTTTGTTTACCCATGTGGTGAAATTTATGGCGGTACAAGATCAGCATGGGATTACGGGCCATTAGGTGTTGAACTAAAAGAAAACATCAAACGCCAATGGTGGAATTACATGGTTCGCATGAGAGATAACGTTGTTGGCCTTGACTCGTCAGTCATTTTACCTAAGCAGGTTTGGGTTACTTCTGGTCATGTTGATGCTTTTACTGATCCTCTAGTCGAATCTTTGCATACACACAAGCGTTACCGTGCTGATGAACTAATTGAAGCTTATATTGAAAAACACGGACATGAACCAGAAAACGGCTTAGCAGATATCAACGATCCTGAAACAGGTCAACCAGGAGCTTGGACTGAACCACGAGCATTCTCAGGACTACTAAAAACATACCTAGGACCAGTAGACGACGAATCAGGTCTACACTTTTTACGTCCAGAAACAGCCCAAGGTATTTTCGTCAACTACGCTAACGTAATGGCATCAGCACGCAAAAAGCCACCATTCGGTATTGGACAAATCGGAAAATCCTTTAGAAACGAAATCACACCAGGAAACTTCATATTTAGAACACGAGAATTCGAACAAATGGAAATGGAATTCTTCTGCGAACCTGGCACAGATGAACAATGGCACCAATATTGGATTGATCAGCGTTTTGCATGGTATGTGGACTTGGGCATAAACCCAGATAACTTGAGATTATACGAACACCCTAAAGAAAAACTATCACACTACTCAAAACGAACAGTTGACATCGAATACACATTCGGTTTCACAGGTAGCAAATGGGGAGAACTAGAAGGTATTGCTAACCGTACAGACTATGACCTAAGAGTTCACCAAGAGTCCTCAGGCAAAGACTTACAATACTTTGACCAGACTAAGAACGAAAAATACATTCCTTACACCATCGAACCAGCTGCAGGTCTTACACGTTCACTAATGGCTTTCTTAGTTGACGCTTACTGCGAAGATGAAGCACCAAACACTAAGGGTGGAGTAGATAAGCGTATTGTTTTGAAACTAGACCCTCGCTTAGCACCAGTGAAAATAGCTGTTTTACCTCTTTCTCGCAACGAAAACTTATCACCTCTAGCTAAAGAAATTGCTCAGAGTCTAAGAGCATACTGGAATATAGACTTTGACGATTCAGGTGCTGTTGGTCGTAGATATCGTAGACAAGATGAGATAGGTACACCATATTGCGTAACAGTTGACTTTGATTCTTTAGAAGACAAAGCCGTTACAGTGCGTGATCGTGATACCATGAAACAAGAGCGTATTCCAATTGAAAACTTGCAGAGTTACTTTGCTAGTAAACTAATCGGATGTTAA
- a CDS encoding YibE/F family protein: MQNEQNEDFTQGSYDKDNSQIECKKSDENLSANTTESSNFTEEKLNETPKVRKRNRREKTTTLFTKNRVFSSHAYSHSHSHSHDIQIEDYQRRRIKIFLFCIVIPLLIFTIVSASYLYPPKGNFKKINPISSNSKVVKIKVISLKVSDCVDNTTNKDLLQNAVCGRIENTFTNTTSNTNKTRIVPVHVPKEILENGMKVSDEITTIKSDINQKLGTKYIFWDYERHNFILVYVVLYILSVVLVARFKGLAAIFGLITSVFVITFFMIPAILEGENPIFVVIVAALMMIFLSVYLAHGISIRTTTALLGTLLGLSFTLILGFLGVEYGKLSGAVGEEPLQLLGYFPNLNLQQILVCGIVISSLGALNDVTITQASAVWEIYSLNPTMSIYEIFKRSMAIGKDHIASTVYTLAFAYVGSAFTTILLASLVKIDIVSLLSSYHIAEEIIRTLISSIGLVLAIPLTTLLAATLVKKTAKKNDKLY, from the coding sequence ATGCAAAATGAGCAAAACGAGGACTTTACTCAAGGTTCATATGATAAGGACAACTCACAGATAGAGTGCAAAAAATCTGATGAAAATTTATCAGCAAACACCACAGAAAGTTCTAATTTTACTGAAGAAAAGCTTAACGAAACACCTAAGGTCAGAAAGCGAAACAGAAGAGAAAAAACTACAACTTTATTTACAAAAAATAGAGTGTTTTCTTCTCATGCCTACTCGCATTCACATTCTCACTCACATGACATACAGATAGAAGATTATCAAAGAAGAAGAATAAAAATATTTCTATTTTGTATCGTAATTCCTTTACTGATATTTACTATAGTAAGCGCTAGCTACCTATATCCTCCCAAAGGGAACTTCAAAAAAATAAATCCAATTTCTTCTAACTCTAAAGTAGTAAAAATAAAGGTTATTTCACTCAAAGTGTCCGATTGTGTGGATAATACAACTAACAAAGATTTGCTACAAAACGCAGTATGTGGGCGTATAGAAAATACTTTTACAAATACTACTTCTAATACAAATAAAACAAGAATAGTTCCAGTACATGTTCCTAAGGAAATACTTGAAAACGGAATGAAAGTATCTGATGAAATCACAACTATAAAAAGTGATATTAACCAAAAATTAGGTACAAAATACATATTTTGGGACTATGAAAGACACAATTTTATTTTAGTATATGTAGTGTTATATATTTTATCTGTAGTCTTAGTAGCCAGATTTAAAGGCTTAGCTGCAATTTTCGGTTTAATTACTTCAGTTTTCGTAATCACTTTCTTTATGATTCCGGCAATATTAGAAGGTGAAAACCCAATATTTGTCGTCATAGTTGCCGCTCTAATGATGATATTTTTATCAGTATATCTAGCACACGGCATCTCTATTCGCACAACAACAGCTTTACTAGGTACACTGCTTGGACTCTCATTTACTTTAATACTAGGGTTCTTAGGAGTAGAGTACGGAAAACTCTCCGGCGCTGTTGGGGAAGAACCATTGCAATTGCTAGGATATTTCCCTAACTTGAACTTGCAACAAATTCTAGTTTGTGGAATAGTTATCTCCAGTTTAGGAGCTTTGAACGATGTTACTATTACACAAGCTAGTGCTGTGTGGGAAATTTACTCGTTAAATCCCACTATGAGTATCTACGAAATATTCAAACGAAGTATGGCTATAGGTAAAGATCATATTGCCTCCACTGTGTATACCCTAGCCTTTGCTTATGTAGGCAGTGCTTTTACCACAATTTTGCTAGCAAGTTTAGTTAAAATAGACATAGTTTCGCTCCTATCTAGCTACCATATAGCCGAAGAAATCATAAGAACACTTATTTCTTCTATAGGTCTAGTTTTAGCTATTCCTCTAACGACTTTACTGGCAGCTACACTAGTGAAGAAAACTGCTAAGAAAAACGATAAACTTTACTGA
- the dusB gene encoding tRNA dihydrouridine synthase DusB codes for MKNDKSGLDEKKRTMLQIGPIKVWTPVILAPMAGVTNAPFRKLCRLEGEKGLPLTLKNELQKAKKYVDAPSGLYVSEMVTTRALVERVPETMRMVKPDEDERVRSIQLYGVDPDTVYEAVKILCVEDRADHIDLNFGCPVPKVTRKGGGAALPWKKDLFENIVKNAVLATEEYANNGGKDIPVTVKMRIGIDDEHITCFQAAKTSQNNGVSAVTLHARTAKKYYSGNADWEYIARLKDDLSIPVLGNGDVFTGQDAINMMEQTGCDGVVIGRGCQGRPWLFTDIVNIFHGSSEKIRPTLAEVAEMILEHSRLMITEFSDENKAMREMRKHIGWYLRGFSVGGKTRHSLQLVSTYDELKKGLYELDLSQPYPPIVADGPRGRIGTEKQPHLPEGWLDSPYFDEKNMSEIQEAELDVSGG; via the coding sequence ATGAAAAATGATAAAAGCGGTTTAGACGAAAAGAAAAGAACAATGTTACAAATAGGACCTATTAAAGTATGGACGCCAGTTATCTTAGCCCCTATGGCAGGCGTTACCAATGCTCCTTTTAGGAAACTTTGCAGGTTAGAAGGAGAAAAAGGTTTACCGCTTACCCTAAAAAACGAACTGCAAAAAGCTAAAAAATACGTTGATGCACCATCTGGATTATATGTAAGTGAAATGGTAACTACACGAGCACTTGTTGAACGCGTTCCTGAAACTATGCGTATGGTAAAACCTGACGAAGATGAAAGAGTTCGGTCAATACAGCTATATGGCGTTGATCCCGATACAGTTTATGAAGCTGTAAAAATACTGTGTGTTGAAGATAGAGCTGACCATATTGACCTGAATTTTGGGTGTCCAGTTCCAAAAGTGACTCGAAAAGGTGGAGGAGCTGCTCTTCCTTGGAAAAAAGACCTATTTGAAAACATTGTGAAGAATGCAGTTTTAGCAACTGAAGAATACGCTAATAACGGTGGTAAAGATATACCAGTTACAGTAAAAATGCGTATTGGTATTGATGATGAACACATTACGTGTTTTCAAGCAGCAAAAACTTCACAAAATAACGGTGTTTCTGCTGTCACATTGCACGCTCGTACAGCAAAAAAATACTATAGTGGCAATGCTGATTGGGAATATATAGCTAGATTAAAAGATGACCTTTCTATCCCTGTACTAGGAAACGGAGATGTTTTCACTGGACAAGACGCTATTAACATGATGGAACAAACAGGGTGCGATGGTGTAGTAATTGGCAGAGGTTGTCAAGGTAGGCCTTGGTTATTTACGGATATAGTGAATATTTTCCATGGAAGCAGTGAAAAAATAAGGCCAACACTAGCTGAAGTAGCTGAAATGATTCTAGAACATTCTCGCTTAATGATTACTGAATTTAGTGACGAGAATAAAGCAATGAGAGAAATGCGTAAGCACATAGGCTGGTATTTGCGTGGTTTTAGCGTGGGAGGCAAAACAAGGCATAGCTTACAGCTAGTCAGTACCTATGATGAGCTTAAAAAAGGTCTTTATGAGCTAGATTTATCTCAACCTTATCCACCTATTGTTGCTGATGGCCCTAGAGGGCGAATAGGTACAGAAAAACAGCCACATTTACCTGAAGGCTGGTTAGATTCACCTTACTTTGATGAGAAAAATATGTCAGAAATTCAAGAAGCTGAACTTGATGTTTCTGGTGGATAA
- a CDS encoding PPA1309 family protein, protein MSENNDNEKSIFDQVDSHQIAVALAVKEIFNTVISQGLNQPIRLFSLVKSTKLIELPNLDEDLKNNLKNSLEFVPEHLSSIEQENIPQIEIDELLAQIKWDEEVDGCAIYMEQNAVDQQSLENAPQDEQEQLEYYKNHESFTKICVCAGVHKNGTSWTVLKVVHDANNLEDTEESRSGVNIIPEVTSALLTTFE, encoded by the coding sequence ATGAGCGAAAATAATGATAATGAAAAGTCGATTTTTGACCAAGTAGATTCACATCAAATAGCTGTGGCATTAGCAGTAAAAGAAATTTTCAACACAGTGATTTCTCAAGGCTTAAACCAACCAATACGACTGTTTTCACTAGTAAAATCAACTAAATTAATAGAACTACCAAATCTAGATGAAGATCTTAAGAATAACTTAAAAAACTCTTTAGAATTTGTACCTGAGCATTTAAGTTCAATCGAGCAAGAAAACATTCCTCAAATAGAAATAGATGAACTACTTGCACAAATAAAATGGGATGAAGAAGTAGACGGCTGTGCAATATACATGGAGCAAAATGCAGTTGACCAGCAAAGTCTGGAAAACGCTCCACAAGATGAACAAGAGCAACTCGAATACTACAAAAACCACGAAAGCTTCACAAAAATCTGTGTCTGTGCTGGAGTCCACAAAAATGGCACGAGCTGGACTGTACTAAAAGTAGTACATGATGCGAATAACCTAGAAGATACTGAAGAGAGTAGATCTGGGGTAAATATAATTCCTGAAGTTACCTCAGCACTGCTTACAACATTCGAGTAA
- a CDS encoding UPF0182 family membrane protein yields MDIKFDFSKINMPKNMPKKLPWPLIITIAVLVAIVGGVYLGSIFWTEVLWYKQINYQGILFTRWIAKAVIVLVSVLVFSVTMYATSFFAIRGHVDGMQGSAIYAMRKNRAMLKAPLRVVPLLVGLWRGVILATNWEAIALWWNSTPFGKKDPQFGYDISFYTFKLGFYSLLLEFILILVVANLVYAAIIYYLYGDIKLAPKLKVDRRAWIHLSVMIAFVALVIGSIRWLSRFSLLTNSGNKFDGANYTDINAVLPAMTILAVISILIALLFFFSATRSSWKWPISGVAVLIISSLVIGNLYPMLIQRFKVDPNAQALEAKYIQRNIDATLNAYGLDKIEKKTYKAVTTASPGQLREDSESTASIRLLDPTIISPTFRQVQQNRQYYDFDSEIYVDRYNIEGKQRDTVIAVRELNQDGLGAAQRTWVNDHTVYTHGFGVVAAFGNTTQYDGRPAFWEQGIPSEGQMGEYEPRVYFGKNSPQYSIVGAPKGTKPQELDYPDDKAKNGQVNTTFTGDAGPNIGGSILNKLLYAIKFGSYDILFSKQVNEKSQILYDRNPILRVQKVAPYLTLDKQMYPAVVDTDGDPKTKKRLVWIVDGYTTSNNYPYSAHYIFNQATSDSTRTSNASQFKSVNYVRNSVKAVVDAYDGSVKLYAWDDKDPVLKTWNKIYNTKVRPISEISGDLMAHLRYPEDLFKMQRTLLSRYHVTDARSFYSGGDFWKNPTDPTKSGSDLQPPFYLTMQMPDQKEATFSLTSVFVPGGNTDREILTGFLAVDSETGNTPGKKREGFGKLRLLELPRDLTVPGPGQVQNTFNSTNKISTELNLLAQQSSQVVRGNLLTLPVGGGLLYVQPVYVQASKGTTFPLLRFVLVSFGDKVGFASTLQESLDQVFGGDSGVTTEENKVDEGSDKSQNPEQKTLTSKAKLDEALHKAKKAINDSNDALKKQDWAAYGKAQSQLQEAIESAVKAQTEIDSEK; encoded by the coding sequence GTGGACATAAAATTTGATTTTTCGAAGATAAATATGCCTAAAAATATGCCTAAAAAATTACCTTGGCCTTTAATCATCACTATTGCAGTACTAGTTGCTATAGTGGGAGGAGTCTATTTAGGATCAATTTTTTGGACTGAAGTTTTATGGTATAAGCAAATAAATTATCAGGGGATTTTATTTACACGTTGGATAGCTAAGGCAGTAATTGTTTTGGTATCGGTGTTAGTTTTCTCTGTGACGATGTATGCTACCAGTTTTTTTGCCATTCGTGGACATGTAGATGGTATGCAAGGTAGTGCAATTTATGCAATGCGCAAGAATAGAGCAATGCTAAAAGCTCCTTTAAGAGTAGTTCCGTTGCTTGTTGGTTTATGGCGCGGTGTTATTCTTGCTACTAATTGGGAAGCTATTGCTTTATGGTGGAATTCAACACCATTTGGTAAAAAAGATCCACAATTTGGGTATGATATTTCTTTCTATACTTTCAAATTAGGTTTCTATAGTTTGCTTTTAGAGTTCATTTTAATTCTTGTAGTTGCTAACTTGGTTTATGCTGCGATTATTTATTATCTATATGGTGATATAAAACTAGCTCCAAAGCTTAAAGTTGATCGTAGAGCATGGATTCATTTAAGCGTAATGATAGCTTTCGTTGCACTAGTTATAGGTTCTATAAGGTGGCTTTCACGTTTCTCACTACTTACAAATAGTGGAAATAAATTCGATGGAGCTAACTACACAGATATTAATGCTGTTTTGCCAGCTATGACTATTTTGGCAGTAATTTCAATTTTGATTGCATTGCTATTTTTCTTTAGTGCGACTCGTTCTTCATGGAAATGGCCAATCTCAGGCGTTGCAGTATTAATTATTTCTTCTCTTGTAATTGGTAATTTATATCCAATGCTTATCCAACGCTTCAAAGTTGATCCAAATGCTCAGGCTTTAGAGGCAAAATATATTCAACGAAATATTGATGCGACTTTGAATGCTTATGGTTTAGATAAAATTGAGAAAAAGACATATAAAGCTGTAACTACTGCTTCTCCTGGACAGCTACGTGAAGATAGTGAATCTACAGCATCAATTCGTTTGCTTGATCCTACAATTATTTCACCTACTTTCCGTCAAGTTCAACAGAACAGACAGTATTACGATTTTGATTCTGAAATATATGTTGACCGTTACAATATCGAAGGAAAGCAACGTGATACAGTTATAGCTGTTCGTGAGTTGAATCAAGATGGTTTGGGTGCAGCTCAACGTACTTGGGTTAACGATCACACAGTTTATACTCATGGTTTCGGTGTAGTTGCAGCATTTGGTAACACTACACAGTATGATGGTCGACCAGCTTTCTGGGAACAAGGTATTCCTTCTGAGGGACAAATGGGTGAATATGAGCCAAGAGTTTACTTTGGAAAGAACTCACCACAGTATTCCATTGTTGGGGCTCCTAAGGGAACTAAACCACAAGAACTAGATTATCCAGATGACAAAGCTAAGAATGGTCAAGTAAACACTACATTTACTGGTGATGCTGGGCCAAACATAGGTGGAAGCATCCTAAACAAATTGTTGTATGCAATTAAGTTTGGTTCTTACGATATTTTGTTCTCGAAGCAAGTAAATGAGAAGTCTCAGATTTTGTATGATCGTAATCCTATTTTGCGTGTACAAAAAGTAGCTCCATATTTGACTTTGGATAAGCAAATGTATCCAGCTGTTGTAGACACTGATGGTGATCCTAAGACTAAGAAACGTCTAGTATGGATAGTTGATGGTTACACAACATCTAATAACTACCCATATTCAGCACATTATATTTTTAATCAAGCAACAAGTGATTCAACTCGTACAAGTAATGCTTCACAGTTTAAATCTGTAAATTATGTTCGTAACTCAGTAAAAGCTGTGGTTGATGCTTATGATGGTTCAGTTAAACTTTATGCTTGGGATGACAAAGACCCTGTGTTAAAGACATGGAACAAGATTTACAACACAAAGGTACGTCCTATAAGCGAAATTTCTGGTGACCTTATGGCTCATTTGCGATATCCAGAAGATTTGTTCAAAATGCAACGTACACTTTTGTCACGTTATCACGTAACAGATGCTAGATCATTCTACTCAGGCGGTGACTTCTGGAAGAATCCAACTGATCCAACTAAGTCAGGAAGTGATTTGCAACCACCATTCTACTTGACAATGCAAATGCCAGATCAAAAAGAAGCAACCTTCTCATTGACATCAGTATTTGTGCCAGGTGGTAATACTGACCGTGAAATTTTGACTGGTTTCTTAGCAGTTGATTCTGAAACAGGGAACACCCCTGGAAAGAAACGTGAAGGATTTGGTAAGCTACGACTACTAGAACTTCCACGTGACTTGACAGTTCCAGGTCCTGGTCAGGTACAAAATACCTTCAACTCGACGAATAAGATTTCGACTGAGTTGAACTTGCTTGCTCAACAGTCTTCTCAAGTTGTACGAGGTAACTTACTTACTTTGCCAGTTGGTGGGGGACTATTATATGTACAGCCTGTATATGTTCAAGCATCCAAGGGTACGACCTTCCCATTGCTAAGATTCGTACTTGTAAGCTTTGGCGATAAAGTTGGATTCGCTTCAACTCTTCAAGAGTCTCTTGACCAAGTATTTGGTGGTGACTCAGGTGTAACCACTGAAGAAAATAAAGTTGATGAAGGATCTGATAAATCTCAAAATCCAGAGCAAAAAACTTTGACCTCTAAAGCTAAGCTAGATGAAGCTTTACACAAAGCAAAGAAAGCAATAAATGATTCTAACGATGCTTTGAAGAAACAAGATTGGGCAGCTTATGGTAAAGCTCAGTCACAGTTACAAGAGGCAATTGAAAGTGCAGTAAAAGCACAAACAGAGATAGACTCTGAAAAATAA
- a CDS encoding AI-2E family transporter, with amino-acid sequence MKFTSQDKRDITKWAIIITIALVVWVGLKNINHIAFAMKILTSHILFPLLLGAALAFIINIPMSALEKRKVVRKVIKNPTALRAFSLVTTYISVIFIFFVLLFTITPQLLTSLQKIADQALVLIDQLKHSEFLNKYIDVSSFLDVSAIKTKLLSTFESEQIIGTIFFGISEVFESIFAGFIAFVFSIYILSAKETLSQDFSVFIAVVFSQKTSDKVSEVGRVVEKHFYNFFTGQFLVCTVLGILCFAEMTIFNFPYAYVVSLIIWVLSLIPMIGPITGILLGASIVFIDSPNKALIFLIMIIITKQLNDYITYPRIVGKAVGLKPIWILVAITLGGALLGVIGMIIFVPLFAILYDLLILNNPKFIERKKALTSSLDVPVEKPQIHTSSENKDSKI; translated from the coding sequence ATGAAATTTACATCACAAGATAAAAGAGATATTACAAAGTGGGCTATTATCATAACCATTGCTTTAGTTGTATGGGTTGGATTAAAAAATATAAATCATATAGCTTTTGCAATGAAAATACTTACTAGCCATATTTTATTTCCTTTACTACTAGGTGCTGCTTTAGCTTTCATTATCAACATTCCAATGTCTGCTTTGGAAAAAAGAAAAGTTGTTAGAAAAGTTATTAAAAATCCTACTGCTTTGAGAGCTTTTAGCTTAGTAACTACTTATATAAGTGTTATATTTATTTTCTTTGTTTTACTTTTCACAATCACTCCTCAGCTACTTACTTCTTTGCAAAAAATAGCTGATCAGGCTTTAGTCTTGATTGACCAGTTAAAACATAGTGAGTTTTTGAATAAATACATTGATGTTTCCTCTTTCTTGGATGTATCTGCTATAAAAACTAAGTTATTATCTACTTTCGAATCTGAACAAATAATTGGAACAATATTTTTTGGAATCTCTGAAGTCTTTGAAAGTATATTTGCAGGTTTTATAGCATTCGTATTCTCAATATACATACTTTCTGCTAAAGAAACGCTTAGCCAAGATTTTAGTGTCTTCATAGCTGTAGTTTTTTCTCAGAAAACTTCAGATAAAGTAAGTGAAGTTGGTAGAGTTGTTGAAAAGCATTTCTACAATTTCTTTACAGGACAATTTTTGGTTTGTACTGTACTAGGTATACTATGTTTTGCAGAAATGACAATATTCAATTTCCCTTATGCTTACGTTGTTTCTTTAATAATTTGGGTTTTGTCTCTAATTCCAATGATTGGACCTATTACAGGTATATTATTAGGTGCTTCAATTGTGTTTATTGATTCTCCTAATAAGGCACTAATATTTCTAATTATGATCATTATTACTAAACAGCTTAATGACTACATAACTTATCCTCGTATTGTAGGAAAAGCAGTGGGGTTGAAACCAATTTGGATTTTAGTAGCCATTACCCTTGGTGGTGCTTTATTAGGCGTAATTGGTATGATAATATTTGTTCCATTATTTGCAATTTTGTATGATTTGTTGATACTAAATAATCCGAAATTTATTGAACGAAAGAAAGCTTTAACTTCTAGTCTTGATGTTCCTGTAGAAAAACCACAGATACATACAAGCTCAGAAAATAAAGATTCAAAAATATAA
- a CDS encoding GNAT family N-acetyltransferase, whose amino-acid sequence MGIRLANENELSQIMAIFEQAKEILKNDGIDQWQNGYPNMEVVRDDYEKKQLYVYIEEDSSSQNAANSDTSAGSETMGNQAVPKVIATCVVSYEEKGIYETSLNGKWAVDGKYAAVHRVAVSIDAKRKGYAQELMKFAYEKAKENNCKSVRVDTHSDNKRMQRVLEKTGYEFRGILTYDKDATVFRNAYDIVIK is encoded by the coding sequence ATGGGAATCAGGCTTGCTAACGAAAATGAACTATCTCAAATAATGGCGATTTTTGAACAAGCAAAAGAAATACTAAAAAACGATGGTATTGATCAGTGGCAAAATGGGTATCCCAATATGGAAGTAGTTAGAGATGACTATGAAAAGAAGCAACTATATGTTTACATTGAAGAAGACTCTTCTTCGCAAAATGCTGCGAATTCAGATACTTCAGCTGGCTCAGAAACTATGGGCAACCAAGCTGTACCTAAAGTAATAGCAACTTGTGTGGTTTCCTACGAAGAAAAAGGAATCTACGAGACTTCTTTGAACGGCAAGTGGGCTGTTGATGGCAAATACGCTGCTGTTCATAGAGTAGCTGTATCTATTGATGCAAAACGTAAAGGATATGCTCAAGAGTTAATGAAATTCGCATACGAGAAAGCCAAAGAGAATAATTGTAAATCTGTGAGAGTAGATACACACTCTGATAATAAAAGAATGCAAAGGGTCCTAGAAAAAACAGGGTATGAATTTAGGGGAATCTTAACATATGATAAAGATGCCACAGTCTTTAGGAATGCTTACGATATCGTTATTAAATAG